The following proteins are encoded in a genomic region of Sporichthya brevicatena:
- a CDS encoding magnesium transporter MgtE N-terminal domain-containing protein: protein MSGAATRVFVSRLAGLAVFDPRGDQVGRVRDAVAALRPAGEVTRVVGLVVEVGMRRPIFVPMGRVTSMDRGQVITTGVVNLRRFEQRNDETLVLAELLDRKVRLTATGDEVTVIDIGMEMTRNLDWVLSKVHVRKGGGGKLRRRGETLTVAWDSVEGLTAGQSTQAAANMLAAFENLRPADLANVLHDLKPERRAQVASALDVDKLADVLEELPEEDQVEIVGLLDEQRAVDVLEAMQPDDAADLLGDLPTHEAEKLLEMMAPEEAAPVRQLLSYADHSAGGLMTTEAVILPPTATVAEALAAIRNPELTPAMAALVYVCRAPLETPTGKFLGAVHFQRLLRTPPGDLVSSVLDKELKTLRPETMLSDVASYLATYNAVAAPVVDAQRRLVGVISVDDVLDHLLPEDWRNAETAEEPDEDDAGAEGRSFSPDTTGEIRVYRPRKRHGS, encoded by the coding sequence ATGTCCGGTGCCGCCACACGGGTCTTCGTCTCCCGGCTCGCCGGGCTGGCCGTCTTCGACCCCCGTGGTGACCAGGTGGGACGCGTCCGCGACGCCGTCGCGGCACTGCGGCCCGCCGGGGAGGTCACGCGCGTGGTCGGCCTCGTGGTCGAGGTGGGCATGCGCCGCCCGATCTTCGTGCCGATGGGCCGGGTCACCTCGATGGACCGCGGCCAGGTCATCACGACCGGCGTGGTCAACCTGCGCCGCTTCGAGCAGCGCAACGACGAGACGCTGGTGCTCGCGGAACTGCTGGACCGCAAGGTCCGGCTCACCGCCACCGGCGACGAGGTCACGGTCATCGACATCGGCATGGAGATGACCCGCAACCTCGACTGGGTCCTGTCGAAGGTGCACGTCCGCAAGGGCGGCGGCGGCAAGCTGCGCCGGCGCGGCGAGACCCTGACCGTCGCCTGGGACAGCGTCGAGGGCCTGACGGCCGGGCAGTCGACCCAGGCCGCGGCGAACATGCTCGCCGCGTTCGAGAACCTGCGCCCCGCCGACCTCGCGAACGTCCTGCACGACCTCAAGCCCGAGCGCCGCGCCCAGGTCGCCTCGGCGCTCGACGTCGACAAGCTCGCCGACGTCCTCGAAGAACTCCCGGAGGAGGATCAGGTCGAGATCGTCGGCCTCCTCGACGAGCAGCGCGCGGTCGACGTCCTCGAGGCGATGCAGCCCGACGACGCCGCGGACCTCCTCGGCGACCTGCCGACCCACGAGGCCGAGAAGCTGCTCGAGATGATGGCGCCGGAGGAAGCCGCGCCGGTCCGGCAGCTGCTCAGCTACGCCGACCACAGCGCCGGCGGTCTGATGACGACCGAGGCGGTGATCCTGCCGCCGACCGCGACCGTGGCCGAGGCGCTCGCGGCGATCCGCAACCCGGAGCTGACGCCGGCGATGGCGGCGCTGGTCTACGTCTGCCGCGCCCCGCTCGAGACCCCGACCGGGAAGTTCCTCGGCGCCGTCCACTTCCAGCGCCTGCTGCGCACCCCGCCCGGCGACCTCGTGTCCTCGGTGCTCGACAAGGAACTCAAGACGCTGCGCCCGGAGACGATGCTCTCCGACGTCGCCAGCTACCTCGCGACCTACAACGCGGTCGCGGCCCCCGTCGTCGACGCGCAGCGACGCCTCGTCGGCGTCATCAGCGTCGACGACGTCCTCGACCATCTGCTGCCGGAGGACTGGCGCAACGCCGAGACCGCCGAGGAGCCCGACGAGGACGACGCCGGGGCCGAAGGCCGTTCCTTCAGCCCGGACACCACCGGCGAGATCCGCGTCTACCGGCCGAGGAAGCGCCATGGCTCCTGA
- a CDS encoding DUF1003 domain-containing protein yields MAPDWREPRDRLDQPRQPGRLPKRPQWDAETFAAFAERFARFLGTWKFIGYMTVFVVTWFVWNTVLPGDWRFDDYPFIFLTLMLSLQASYAAPLILLAQNRQADRDRVTYEQDRTRTERNIADTEYLTREIAAMRNSLGEVATRDFLRSELGRMLDDLDERDRRARAERATE; encoded by the coding sequence ATGGCTCCTGACTGGCGCGAGCCGCGCGACCGACTGGACCAGCCCCGTCAGCCGGGGCGGCTGCCGAAGCGACCCCAGTGGGACGCCGAGACCTTCGCCGCGTTCGCCGAGCGCTTCGCCCGCTTCCTCGGCACGTGGAAGTTCATCGGCTACATGACCGTGTTCGTCGTGACCTGGTTCGTGTGGAACACGGTCCTGCCGGGCGACTGGCGGTTCGACGACTACCCGTTCATCTTCCTGACGTTGATGCTCTCGCTGCAGGCCTCGTACGCGGCGCCGCTGATCCTGCTCGCGCAGAACCGGCAGGCCGACCGCGACCGCGTCACCTACGAGCAGGACCGCACACGGACCGAGCGGAACATCGCCGACACCGAGTACCTGACGCGCGAGATCGCCGCGATGCGTAACTCGTTGGGCGAGGTCGCGACCCGTGACTTCCTGCGCTCGGAGTTGGGCCGCATGCTCGACGACCTGGACGAACGCGACCGGAGGGCCCGCGCCGAACGCGCGACCGAGTAG
- a CDS encoding Mrp/NBP35 family ATP-binding protein has product MSSAPSVEAVRAALATVNDPEIHKPITELGMVAAVDVAADGVVSVTVLLTVAGCPLRDTITRDVTAAVTKVPGVTDVRLTLDVMTAEQREELQTKLRGGVPAKEIPFSRPGSMTRVYAVASGKGGVGKSSVTVNLAAAMAADGLNVGVLDADIYGHSIPRMLGANGRPTQVQNMIMPPSANGVKVISIGMFVEGNTPVVWRGPMLHRALQQFLADVFWGDLDVLLMDLPPGTGDIAISIAQLVPTAEILVVTTPQQAAAEVAERAGSIATQTHQQIAGVVENMSYLPCPHCTAEGKEHRLEIFGSGGGRRVAEGLGRLLGHDIPVLGEIPLDPRLREGGDEGKPLAVADPEAPASQVLRSIATRLGHRSRGLAGRSLGLTPVGR; this is encoded by the coding sequence ATGTCTTCTGCACCGTCGGTCGAGGCCGTCCGCGCCGCACTGGCCACCGTCAACGACCCCGAGATCCACAAGCCGATCACGGAGTTGGGCATGGTGGCGGCCGTCGACGTCGCCGCCGACGGTGTGGTCTCCGTCACGGTGCTGCTCACCGTCGCCGGCTGCCCGCTGCGCGACACCATCACCCGCGACGTCACCGCCGCGGTCACCAAGGTGCCCGGTGTCACCGACGTCCGTCTGACGCTCGACGTGATGACCGCCGAGCAGCGCGAGGAGCTGCAGACCAAGCTCCGCGGCGGTGTCCCGGCGAAGGAGATCCCGTTCTCGCGGCCCGGCTCGATGACCCGCGTCTACGCGGTGGCCTCCGGCAAGGGCGGCGTCGGCAAGTCCTCGGTCACGGTGAACCTCGCCGCGGCGATGGCGGCCGACGGCCTGAACGTCGGCGTCCTGGACGCCGACATCTACGGCCACTCGATCCCCCGCATGCTCGGCGCCAACGGCCGGCCCACGCAGGTCCAGAACATGATCATGCCGCCGTCCGCGAACGGCGTGAAGGTCATCTCCATCGGCATGTTCGTCGAGGGCAACACCCCCGTCGTGTGGCGTGGCCCGATGCTCCACCGGGCGCTGCAGCAGTTCCTCGCCGACGTCTTCTGGGGCGACCTCGACGTCCTGCTGATGGACCTGCCCCCGGGCACCGGCGACATCGCGATCTCGATCGCGCAGCTCGTGCCGACCGCCGAGATCCTCGTCGTGACGACGCCGCAGCAGGCCGCCGCCGAGGTGGCCGAGCGCGCCGGCTCGATCGCGACGCAGACCCACCAGCAGATCGCCGGCGTGGTCGAGAACATGTCCTACCTGCCCTGCCCGCACTGCACCGCGGAGGGCAAGGAGCACCGCCTGGAGATCTTCGGCAGCGGCGGTGGCCGCCGCGTCGCCGAGGGACTGGGGCGCCTGCTCGGGCACGACATCCCCGTCCTCGGCGAGATCCCCCTCGACCCGCGCCTGCGCGAGGGCGGCGACGAGGGCAAGCCGCTGGCCGTCGCCGACCCCGAGGCACCCGCCTCGCAGGTCCTGCGCTCGATCGCGACCCGGCTCGGACACCGCTCCCGCGGTCTCGCCGGCCGGTCGCTCGGGCTCACCCCGGTCGGTCGCTAG
- a CDS encoding twin-arginine translocase TatA/TatE family subunit — protein sequence MLDISGWEFMTLGVIAVIVFGPDKLPKFAADAAKLMKQVRGYVNGAKDELTRELGPEFADVKVSDLTPRGMMKKALGPDDPFEELRQTIDIRKDVDQFRDLRNPMQFGAPKQEEESRTQSKADDASSTSAIGKRQVEAARAANAAASSNGSTSRAAAPMANGATNGAANGVGPRASRVLAENEIPPIDLDAT from the coding sequence GTGTTGGACATCAGTGGCTGGGAGTTCATGACTCTCGGCGTCATCGCCGTGATCGTCTTCGGCCCGGACAAGCTGCCCAAGTTCGCGGCGGACGCCGCCAAGCTGATGAAGCAGGTCCGGGGATACGTGAACGGCGCCAAGGACGAGCTCACCCGTGAGCTCGGGCCGGAGTTCGCCGACGTGAAGGTCTCCGACCTGACCCCGCGCGGGATGATGAAGAAGGCGCTGGGCCCGGACGACCCGTTCGAGGAGCTCCGCCAGACCATCGACATCCGCAAGGACGTGGATCAGTTCCGCGATCTCCGCAACCCCATGCAGTTCGGGGCGCCGAAGCAGGAGGAGGAGTCGCGGACCCAGAGCAAGGCCGACGACGCGTCCAGCACCTCGGCGATCGGCAAGCGGCAGGTCGAGGCCGCCCGCGCCGCCAACGCCGCCGCGAGCTCCAACGGTTCCACGAGTCGCGCGGCCGCCCCGATGGCCAACGGCGCCACGAACGGTGCCGCGAACGGTGTCGGTCCGCGGGCGTCACGGGTGCTCGCGGAGAACGAGATCCCGCCGATCGACCTCGACGCGACCTGA
- a CDS encoding zf-HC2 domain-containing protein, whose protein sequence is MNHLGDRLAAYVDGELPRVTRELISAHLLMCSSCRAAVEAESRTKSGLTRLSAPDPSANLMGALLDLAAPGEPLPPRRRPLGAEPAPRPVPVGKPVRVAFLGVAEPAIPYATRGSRVRRSLLAAGAMGIAAVSLASAHAQNAGNPAPPGGSSFAQVVGPQSPGSEPAPHVFPAPSVVPQVEGPPGVEVFYGHTHTVR, encoded by the coding sequence GTGAACCACCTCGGAGACCGGCTCGCCGCCTACGTGGACGGCGAGCTGCCGCGCGTGACGCGGGAGCTGATCTCCGCGCATCTGCTGATGTGCAGTAGCTGCCGGGCGGCCGTGGAGGCCGAGTCCCGCACGAAGTCGGGTCTGACGCGCCTGTCGGCGCCGGACCCGTCCGCGAACCTGATGGGCGCGCTGCTCGACCTCGCGGCCCCCGGGGAGCCGTTGCCACCGCGCCGCCGCCCGCTCGGCGCGGAACCGGCTCCCCGGCCCGTCCCGGTCGGCAAGCCCGTCCGTGTCGCGTTCCTCGGGGTGGCCGAGCCGGCGATCCCGTACGCGACGCGGGGCTCGCGGGTGCGCCGGTCGCTGCTCGCGGCCGGGGCGATGGGGATCGCCGCGGTGAGCCTGGCGTCGGCGCACGCCCAGAACGCCGGGAACCCGGCCCCACCCGGCGGGAGCTCGTTCGCCCAGGTGGTGGGGCCCCAGTCCCCGGGCTCGGAGCCCGCCCCGCACGTGTTCCCGGCCCCGAGCGTCGTGCCCCAGGTGGAAGGTCCGCCCGGCGTCGAGGTGTTCTACGGGCACACCCACACCGTCCGCTGA